One segment of bacterium DNA contains the following:
- a CDS encoding portal protein translates to MPNIFTNLFNGLLGRNKTPGREKIGALAEKGQDQVNPDRTTAPREFDVMPSSIRLTSAEHGGIKTGFYWEVQDAWRMYCSDDRVRSTIDSIADDATQNNRRGLPFNIVVKTADGKQNPEIEKLQRILDANFKALQIYQRISDMIKFALLEGSRFYRIVVDFSLNKVVEFRHIKGPRDGFILVELTEGKYNGYYVQFDYASQQPVAVFLPWEVVRFDWNRPDEAAFGMGLFSSARGNWKQLSKAEQDVYIARHTRAYARVSREFPDASIEDLIRIRTQDETDRKKHGPMEVETDIYTTGRANVLDTSNAAIFNIADIEYGQQRLFASGRRPVSLLGGYGKDAVNRAVLDRQEHRYISGFLSSVCEMCDAAMLKVANMMLLLQNLLPQDYPVAFEWTRKSVEDKQTLATIAKDGVDRRALPLSVYAGIFDMDPKEVNAEIEADQQRLAAWDTKFNANPFEDPGFVPPEE, encoded by the coding sequence ATGCCAAACATCTTCACGAATCTTTTCAATGGGCTGCTCGGCCGGAACAAAACCCCTGGTCGGGAAAAGATTGGAGCCCTTGCGGAGAAGGGGCAGGATCAGGTGAATCCGGACCGGACCACCGCGCCAAGAGAGTTCGACGTAATGCCGTCTTCCATTCGTCTCACAAGCGCAGAGCACGGGGGGATCAAAACCGGTTTTTACTGGGAAGTCCAAGACGCTTGGCGGATGTACTGCAGCGACGACCGTGTTCGCTCGACTATCGACTCCATCGCAGACGACGCTACCCAAAACAACAGGCGGGGATTGCCGTTCAACATCGTAGTCAAAACCGCCGATGGAAAGCAGAACCCTGAGATCGAGAAACTGCAACGAATTCTTGACGCAAATTTTAAAGCTCTGCAAATATATCAGCGAATCTCGGACATGATTAAGTTCGCCCTGCTTGAAGGGAGCCGGTTTTACCGGATCGTCGTGGACTTTTCTCTGAACAAGGTGGTCGAATTTCGCCACATCAAAGGCCCACGGGACGGCTTCATCCTGGTTGAACTGACAGAGGGCAAATATAATGGATACTACGTTCAATTTGACTACGCTTCCCAGCAGCCTGTCGCTGTATTCTTACCCTGGGAAGTGGTCCGCTTTGACTGGAACCGGCCGGACGAAGCAGCATTTGGAATGGGGCTTTTCTCCAGCGCACGGGGCAACTGGAAGCAACTGAGCAAGGCCGAGCAGGATGTTTATATTGCCCGGCATACCAGGGCCTATGCGAGGGTAAGCCGTGAATTTCCCGACGCCAGCATAGAGGACTTGATCCGGATTCGGACCCAGGACGAAACCGACCGCAAAAAACACGGGCCGATGGAAGTGGAAACCGACATCTACACGACCGGCCGGGCCAACGTCCTGGACACTTCCAACGCAGCCATTTTCAACATCGCCGACATCGAGTACGGCCAGCAGCGGCTCTTCGCCAGCGGTCGGCGTCCGGTATCCCTCCTGGGCGGGTACGGAAAAGATGCCGTGAACCGCGCCGTCCTGGATCGCCAGGAGCACCGCTATATCAGCGGCTTTCTCTCTTCAGTTTGTGAGATGTGCGACGCGGCTATGCTCAAGGTGGCCAACATGATGCTGCTGCTCCAGAATCTCTTGCCCCAGGACTATCCGGTAGCTTTCGAGTGGACCCGCAAATCGGTCGAGGACAAACAGACGCTGGCCACTATTGCCAAGGACGGCGTAGACCGAAGGGCCCTGCCGCTTTCTGTCTATGCCGGCATCTTTGACATGGACCCGAAAGAAGTCAATGCGGAAATCGAAGCGGACCAGCAGCGTCTGGCCGCTTGGGATACAAAGTTCAACGCCAATCCATTCGAAGACCCCGGCTTTGTCCCGCCGGAGGAGTAA
- a CDS encoding LamG domain-containing protein has translation MKKQAALLAILISGLTLAQTVRLEGPPRISDANLVGYWRFDEGTGTAVNDFSGNSNNGTFDGTWNRGRYGNAGKFVAASTQEVTIPTSASLNMGTSDFSIVVWARIDAAAASILVSKYGSVGYFLGVDATGKFYGKVRDASTNVSVLGSVISDGKWHLLVMTVDRSDASTGLKLYLDGEYNTQGQQGGASIDNTESFYIGRLSSGYYLTGEIDDVRICKRIISTDEIKRLWSQSTIKVRINGEAITEPVAY, from the coding sequence ATGAAAAAGCAAGCTGCGCTGCTGGCGATCCTGATTTCCGGGCTCACCCTGGCTCAGACCGTCCGGCTGGAAGGGCCCCCGCGGATTTCCGACGCCAACCTGGTTGGCTACTGGCGGTTTGACGAAGGCACCGGGACGGCGGTCAACGACTTTTCCGGCAACAGCAATAACGGGACCTTTGACGGAACCTGGAACCGTGGCCGATATGGGAACGCTGGTAAATTTGTGGCGGCTTCAACTCAAGAAGTTACCATCCCCACCAGCGCGTCACTGAACATGGGAACCAGCGACTTTTCCATAGTCGTTTGGGCGAGAATCGACGCAGCAGCAGCCTCTATTCTTGTCAGCAAGTATGGCTCGGTTGGCTATTTCCTGGGTGTTGATGCAACCGGAAAATTCTACGGCAAGGTCCGGGACGCTTCGACCAATGTTTCGGTGCTGGGCAGTGTAATCTCGGATGGAAAGTGGCACCTGCTTGTCATGACGGTGGACAGGAGCGATGCCTCGACCGGCTTAAAGCTCTACCTCGATGGAGAATACAACACCCAGGGACAGCAGGGCGGGGCCAGTATCGACAACACTGAGTCCTTTTATATCGGCCGGCTTTCGAGTGGTTACTACCTGACCGGTGAAATCGATGACGTGCGCATTTGTAAACGAATTATCAGTACAGACGAAATCAAGCGCCTCTGGTCACAGTCAACCATCAAAGTACGAATCAACGGAGAGGCAATAACGGAACCAGTAGCTTACTGA